The following are encoded together in the Methylomonas methanica MC09 genome:
- a CDS encoding RNA polymerase sigma factor has product MKLDISALYTLHRKELVNHLLRIVKCPETAQDLVQESYMILARTADDALIEHPRGFLYRTAGNLALDHLRHNKIVARHVEAELANEAVAQSSVESELSKAQWQALLHSAIDELPPRCRDVFILHKIRGMSYREVATMLEISESAVEKHIIKGLLHCRKRLGGHFNFPHDTRG; this is encoded by the coding sequence ATGAAGCTGGACATTAGCGCATTGTATACATTGCACCGCAAGGAATTGGTCAATCATCTGCTGCGCATCGTCAAGTGTCCGGAAACCGCGCAGGACCTGGTTCAGGAAAGCTATATGATTTTGGCCCGCACGGCCGACGATGCGCTTATCGAGCATCCGCGCGGTTTTTTGTACCGCACGGCCGGCAATCTGGCCTTGGATCATTTGCGCCACAACAAAATCGTGGCCCGGCATGTCGAGGCGGAACTGGCAAACGAGGCGGTCGCTCAATCCAGCGTGGAAAGCGAGCTCTCCAAAGCTCAATGGCAAGCGCTGCTGCACAGCGCGATAGACGAATTGCCGCCGCGCTGCCGCGATGTGTTTATCCTGCATAAAATTCGCGGCATGAGTTATCGGGAGGTGGCAACAATGCTGGAAATTTCCGAAAGCGCCGTGGAAAAGCACATCATCAAGGGCCTGTTGCATTGCCGGAAACGGCTCGGCGGGCATTTTAATTTTCCTCACGACACCCGAGGTTGA
- a CDS encoding TonB-dependent siderophore receptor — translation MSRAKYCRPLFAQSTVAVLALAFAQVAHGETVAVKQHFNIPAQPLNQALLIFGRQSGLQIMYGTEVADNLRSHALQGDFTPTEALNILLNGTPLRAISDGEGVISLQRKPGAANDKADPSTMPAVKVVGQAVYDSTDPYNPDYSLPNASTATKTDTPIMETPYSIQVVPKQVLEDIQAVRSTDALDYVSGIFRSSGSDDYLDFSTRRGFNNFPVGDYRDGTPLPLGDFIVGGRDMANTERVEALKGPASLLYGMAVPGGIVNFVTKKPLATPYYSLQQQFGSYDFYRTTLDATGPVNDDKTLLYRFNLAYKSANSFRDMVNSERVFVAPTVTWNISPKTQVNFELEYDTGHVVFDRGIPAVFLGTRPADLPRNRYLGEANPPTEYESLLLGVNWSHSFNENWTFSHRFNALFAGVDQIAAFQTMVNPSTINRFVAHSRTELQDQALFFNSINLTGYFDTWGLKHTLLLGGDYYRKHLDNFRASFTGSNTSIYDPVYLGPSLAQAPYTLKLDSQNDWFGLYLQDQIKLPFNLSMLAGFRYDSAESSTTLNNGTPNKNPRQDSLTPRGGVVWQPIPELSLYGSYSENFTGINTTGFGGSVLPPETAQQWEFGAKTELFDQRFLATVAWYDLTKQNVSVFNGITSFNEAIGEAHSAGLEVDAKGEILPGWNMIASYAYTPEALVTQGQADQINQRLRGVPRHGGSLFTSYEFQTGALQGFKLGGGTVIRSSQHTDPTAATAILPGFATVNLLASYSWKVGGSKLTTQLNINNLLDKTYYPASFGRDSIELGAPRTFMGSVRLEY, via the coding sequence ATGTCCCGCGCAAAGTATTGCCGTCCGCTATTCGCTCAATCGACCGTCGCCGTATTGGCCCTGGCATTTGCCCAGGTTGCTCACGGCGAAACCGTTGCCGTTAAACAGCATTTCAACATCCCGGCCCAACCGTTAAATCAGGCCTTGCTGATCTTCGGACGGCAAAGCGGCCTGCAAATCATGTACGGCACCGAGGTCGCCGACAATCTGCGCAGCCATGCCTTGCAGGGTGATTTCACGCCTACCGAAGCCCTGAATATTCTACTCAACGGCACGCCGCTGCGCGCTATCAGTGACGGCGAAGGCGTCATCAGCCTGCAACGTAAACCGGGGGCGGCAAACGACAAGGCGGATCCGTCGACCATGCCAGCGGTGAAAGTGGTAGGACAGGCGGTATATGACTCTACAGATCCGTACAACCCTGACTACAGCCTACCGAACGCCTCGACGGCGACTAAAACCGATACGCCGATCATGGAAACACCGTATTCGATACAGGTGGTGCCCAAACAAGTGTTGGAAGACATTCAAGCGGTTAGGTCGACCGATGCGTTGGATTATGTCAGCGGTATCTTTCGCTCCAGCGGGTCCGACGATTATTTGGATTTTTCAACACGGCGAGGATTTAATAATTTTCCAGTCGGAGACTATCGTGATGGCACGCCATTGCCCCTAGGGGATTTTATTGTAGGTGGGCGTGATATGGCCAATACCGAGCGCGTCGAAGCTTTAAAGGGGCCGGCTTCTTTGCTTTATGGAATGGCCGTGCCGGGTGGAATCGTGAATTTTGTGACCAAAAAACCGCTGGCGACACCCTATTATTCGTTACAGCAACAATTCGGTTCATATGATTTTTACCGCACCACGTTGGATGCCACCGGGCCGGTCAATGACGATAAAACCTTGCTATACCGCTTTAATCTAGCTTACAAAAGCGCGAATTCGTTTCGCGACATGGTGAACAGCGAACGTGTGTTCGTTGCGCCGACGGTGACATGGAATATAAGCCCTAAAACCCAGGTAAACTTTGAGCTGGAATACGATACTGGCCATGTGGTATTCGACCGAGGTATTCCCGCGGTTTTTCTGGGTACTCGTCCCGCCGATTTGCCGCGCAATCGGTATTTGGGGGAGGCGAATCCTCCAACCGAGTACGAGAGCCTTCTTCTGGGGGTAAATTGGTCTCATTCCTTTAACGAGAACTGGACCTTCAGCCACCGTTTCAACGCCCTGTTTGCTGGAGTTGATCAAATAGCTGCCTTTCAAACAATGGTAAATCCATCCACGATCAATCGCTTTGTAGCCCACTCTAGGACCGAGCTTCAAGACCAAGCTCTCTTTTTCAATAGTATCAATTTGACTGGGTATTTCGATACCTGGGGGCTTAAGCATACCTTACTGCTGGGAGGCGATTATTACCGCAAACATCTAGATAATTTCAGGGCGAGTTTTACGGGGAGTAACACTAGTATTTACGACCCGGTTTACCTCGGCCCTAGTCTTGCCCAAGCTCCGTACACTCTTAAGTTGGATTCTCAGAATGACTGGTTTGGACTGTATTTACAGGACCAGATCAAGCTTCCCTTTAATTTAAGCATGCTGGCGGGTTTTCGTTACGATAGCGCCGAGAGCAGTACTACCTTAAATAATGGCACTCCGAATAAAAATCCCCGTCAGGATAGTCTGACGCCTAGAGGCGGTGTGGTTTGGCAGCCTATACCCGAGCTCAGTCTGTATGGTAGTTACTCGGAAAATTTTACCGGTATCAATACAACCGGGTTTGGGGGTTCGGTTTTGCCGCCGGAGACGGCGCAACAATGGGAATTCGGCGCAAAGACCGAATTGTTCGATCAGCGTTTTCTGGCCACAGTGGCGTGGTACGACCTGACTAAACAAAATGTCTCGGTGTTTAACGGTATAACCAGTTTTAACGAAGCTATCGGTGAAGCGCATAGCGCGGGTTTGGAGGTGGACGCGAAGGGGGAAATCTTACCGGGCTGGAATATGATTGCGTCTTACGCCTATACGCCTGAAGCTTTGGTGACTCAAGGGCAAGCTGATCAGATCAATCAGCGCCTACGCGGAGTGCCTAGACATGGCGGCAGCTTGTTTACCAGTTACGAATTTCAAACGGGTGCGTTGCAAGGCTTTAAGTTGGGAGGCGGCACCGTTATCCGCAGTTCCCAACATACCGACCCGACGGCTGCGACTGCGATACTTCCCGGTTTTGCGACGGTGAACCTGTTGGCGAGTTATTCATGGAAAGTAGGCGGCAGCAAGCTGACTACTCAATTAAATATCAATAATTTGTTAGACAAGACTTACTACCCAGCTTCCTTCGGCCGAGACAGTATTGAACTCGGTGCGCCGAGAACGTTTATGGGATCGGTGCGGTTAGAGTATTAA
- a CDS encoding RNA polymerase sigma factor has protein sequence MSALPNQAIQELYLNCHGELEAVLFSRLRCRETAADICQEAFVRLCRAEDLSGVGNLKAYLFRTAMNLMFDHYRSQAVREPANVPWHDDSPPDAEDLRCAETVALGEQELDRLVAALETLSPLCQRIFYLNRFEGLKQREIAETLNISIRTVEDNIKRALVHCANSLAQN, from the coding sequence ATGTCTGCTCTACCCAATCAAGCGATTCAGGAGCTGTATCTCAATTGCCATGGCGAGCTGGAAGCGGTGCTGTTTTCGCGGTTGCGTTGCCGGGAAACCGCCGCCGATATTTGTCAGGAAGCGTTCGTGCGCCTGTGCCGCGCCGAGGATTTGAGTGGGGTCGGCAATCTGAAAGCCTATCTGTTTCGCACCGCCATGAACCTGATGTTCGACCATTACCGCAGCCAAGCGGTGCGCGAGCCCGCCAACGTGCCATGGCACGACGATAGCCCACCGGATGCGGAAGATCTGCGCTGCGCCGAAACCGTGGCTTTGGGCGAACAGGAGCTGGACCGGCTGGTCGCCGCTCTGGAGACGTTGTCGCCGTTATGTCAGCGGATTTTTTATCTGAACCGGTTCGAAGGCTTGAAACAACGGGAAATCGCCGAAACCCTGAATATTTCCATTCGTACCGTGGAAGACAATATCAAGCGGGCCTTGGTCCATTGCGCCAACTCACTGGCTCAAAACTAG
- a CDS encoding FecR family protein yields MTDLDSDTPESGDDAIAEQAITWFARLRAEHISEDERKTFRAWCQANPLHRQAFDEISGFWENADFNRILTGYQKTAPGYRRPLKTAKLSALALAACLALVAVIYRPNISCWQADYCTGIGEIQTVDLADGSRITLNSDTALRVDLGNGRRDVWLQHGEAFFDVYRDRLHPFIVEGRYSSTRVLGTRFVVRENAENDTVTVVSGLVEVGRDRHTPVQLTANDSITVNAERSSAIRQITATNAASWLKGSVSFDNAPLGEVIAEIGRYRRGGVIIKDTALKNLKVSGRFDITDTDKALEALQQTLPIRVFRVTPWLIFIT; encoded by the coding sequence ATGACCGACCTCGATTCCGATACGCCCGAAAGCGGCGATGACGCAATTGCCGAACAAGCCATTACTTGGTTCGCCCGTTTGCGGGCGGAACATATCTCGGAAGACGAACGAAAAACATTTAGGGCTTGGTGCCAAGCCAACCCGCTGCACCGCCAAGCCTTCGATGAAATCAGCGGTTTTTGGGAAAATGCCGATTTTAACCGGATATTGACCGGTTACCAGAAAACCGCGCCGGGATACCGGCGGCCGCTTAAAACAGCCAAGCTCTCCGCCCTGGCGTTGGCTGCATGCCTGGCTCTTGTCGCCGTAATTTATCGGCCGAATATAAGTTGTTGGCAAGCCGATTACTGTACCGGTATCGGCGAAATACAGACCGTGGACTTGGCGGACGGCAGCCGGATCACCCTTAATTCCGATACCGCCCTGCGTGTCGATCTGGGTAATGGCCGCCGCGATGTCTGGCTTCAACACGGCGAAGCTTTTTTCGACGTTTACCGCGATCGGCTGCATCCTTTTATCGTGGAGGGCCGTTATAGCAGCACCCGCGTGCTTGGCACCCGTTTCGTCGTCCGCGAAAATGCCGAAAACGATACGGTCACGGTTGTCAGCGGATTGGTGGAAGTCGGCCGGGACAGACACACTCCCGTTCAGTTAACCGCCAACGACAGTATCACCGTGAATGCCGAACGCAGCAGCGCGATTCGGCAAATTACGGCGACTAATGCGGCTTCTTGGTTAAAAGGCAGCGTCTCGTTCGACAATGCACCGCTCGGCGAGGTGATTGCCGAAATCGGCCGCTACCGGCGCGGCGGCGTAATAATTAAGGATACGGCGCTGAAAAATCTGAAAGTTAGCGGCCGCTTCGATATTACCGACACCGACAAGGCACTGGAAGCGCTGCAACAAACCCTGCCGATCCGGGTTTTTAGGGTAACGCCATGGTTGATCTTCATTACTTGA
- the amrS gene encoding AmmeMemoRadiSam system radical SAM enzyme yields MTRFITHDTVTTRYWHSLEDGRVQCDVCPRFCKLHEGQRGLCFVRQNLDNQIVMTSYGRSSGFAIDPIEKKPLNHFLPGTPIFSFGTAGCNLACKFCQNWDISKSREMDTLMSRAAPELIAQTAREQGCSSVAYTYNDPVVFHEYAIDTAQACRELGLKSVAVSAGYVCAEPRAEFYRWMDAANIDLKAFTEEFYYKITGGHLQPVLETLQYLKHETQVWLELTTLIIPGENDSAAELEEMTQWVVENLGPEVPMHFTAFHPDWKMMDKPATPVSSLLQARDIAIKNGVRYAYVGNVHDKRAESTYCHACGELLIGRDWYVLSDWNLNAEGGCRFCGTKCAGLFDSKPGAWGAKRQAVRLD; encoded by the coding sequence ATGACCCGTTTTATTACGCATGACACTGTAACCACCCGGTATTGGCACTCGCTTGAAGACGGCAGGGTGCAATGCGATGTGTGCCCGCGATTTTGTAAATTGCATGAAGGACAGCGGGGCTTATGCTTCGTACGGCAAAACCTGGATAATCAAATTGTTATGACCAGTTATGGCCGCTCCAGCGGCTTTGCCATCGATCCCATCGAGAAAAAACCGCTGAATCATTTCCTGCCCGGTACGCCGATTTTTTCCTTCGGTACCGCCGGTTGTAATCTGGCCTGCAAATTCTGCCAGAACTGGGATATCAGTAAATCCCGGGAAATGGATACTCTGATGAGCCGCGCCGCGCCCGAGCTTATCGCCCAAACGGCGCGGGAACAGGGTTGCAGCAGCGTGGCTTACACGTATAACGATCCGGTGGTTTTTCATGAATACGCTATCGATACCGCCCAGGCTTGCCGGGAATTGGGGTTGAAATCGGTGGCCGTTAGCGCCGGTTACGTCTGCGCGGAACCGCGCGCCGAGTTTTATCGGTGGATGGATGCCGCCAACATCGATTTAAAAGCCTTTACTGAAGAGTTTTATTACAAAATTACCGGCGGTCATTTGCAGCCGGTTCTGGAGACTTTGCAATATTTAAAGCATGAAACCCAAGTTTGGTTGGAATTGACCACGCTGATCATTCCCGGCGAAAACGACTCGGCAGCCGAATTGGAAGAGATGACGCAATGGGTGGTGGAAAATCTGGGGCCGGAGGTGCCTATGCATTTCACGGCTTTTCATCCGGATTGGAAGATGATGGATAAACCGGCTACGCCTGTTTCCTCGTTGCTTCAGGCGCGAGACATCGCGATCAAAAACGGCGTACGTTATGCCTATGTGGGCAATGTGCACGACAAACGGGCCGAGAGCACTTATTGCCATGCATGCGGCGAGTTACTGATCGGCCGGGATTGGTATGTATTGTCCGACTGGAATCTGAATGCCGAAGGCGGTTGCCGGTTTTGCGGTACAAAATGCGCCGGGCTATTTGATTCTAAGCCTGGGGCCTGGGGTGCAAAACGCCAAGCCGTGCGACTGGATTAG
- a CDS encoding FecR family protein — MTSQPPTAAAERLLDEACGWVGKMHSGHFAPDAQQQLAAWRATDASHEQAWQKALALWQGMEQLRGRRIPGAEPLLTERNRKPAARGRHDIKRRAYLAAACCAALAVSLAAYYPPQLWQADYLTQKGEQRRISLADGSRVTLNSGSAVELHFDGTVRRIELLQGEAFFEVAKDADRPFIVSTDGPEIRAVGTAFDVHRLAGRTDVELVEGVVELQDAAHKHRLRLQAGQAASIGAGNIDIQPQPRAENMALWRDGLLQFDGLPLGAAVAQINRYRPGKVVLLNQTLAETRISGLFRLDALDQAVTSLQTAVPQLQIVQITPYLLVLR, encoded by the coding sequence ATGACTAGCCAACCGCCGACTGCCGCTGCCGAGCGTCTGCTGGACGAAGCCTGCGGCTGGGTCGGCAAAATGCATTCCGGGCACTTCGCCCCGGATGCTCAACAACAACTGGCCGCTTGGCGCGCTACCGATGCCAGCCATGAGCAAGCCTGGCAAAAAGCCCTGGCCTTGTGGCAAGGCATGGAACAACTGCGCGGCCGCCGTATCCCCGGCGCGGAGCCGCTGCTAACCGAACGCAACCGAAAACCCGCCGCTCGCGGCCGGCACGATATTAAGCGCCGCGCATATCTGGCGGCTGCCTGTTGCGCGGCCCTGGCCGTGAGCCTGGCAGCCTATTATCCGCCGCAGCTTTGGCAAGCCGATTATCTGACCCAAAAAGGCGAGCAGCGCCGGATCAGTCTGGCCGACGGCTCGCGAGTGACTCTGAACAGCGGCAGCGCGGTTGAATTGCATTTCGACGGCACCGTGCGCCGCATTGAATTGTTACAGGGCGAAGCGTTTTTCGAAGTGGCCAAGGATGCCGACCGTCCCTTCATCGTCAGCACGGACGGCCCCGAAATACGCGCGGTGGGGACTGCTTTCGATGTTCACCGTCTGGCTGGACGCACCGACGTCGAACTGGTGGAGGGCGTTGTGGAACTGCAAGATGCGGCACATAAACATCGCCTGCGCCTGCAAGCCGGGCAAGCGGCAAGCATCGGCGCCGGCAATATCGACATTCAGCCGCAACCCCGCGCCGAAAACATGGCCTTGTGGCGCGACGGTTTGCTGCAATTCGACGGCCTGCCGCTCGGCGCGGCGGTGGCGCAGATCAACCGTTACCGGCCCGGCAAGGTGGTATTGCTAAATCAGACCTTGGCGGAAACCCGTATCAGCGGCCTGTTCCGACTCGATGCGCTGGATCAAGCCGTTACCAGCCTGCAAACCGCCGTGCCGCAATTGCAAATCGTGCAAATTACGCCGTATCTGCTGGTGTTGCGGTAG
- a CDS encoding TonB-dependent siderophore receptor — protein sequence MEKSMSYPFRRQASAARPPFYALSLTIAAALNVSVVMAAEQIMAFEIPPQALGGALNAYADAAGVQLSYPAELTSGLKSPGVSGQYTARQALQRLLTGTGVVARTTQNGTVTLEKTATTEPRSSATMPAVKVVGQAVYDSTDPYNPDYSLPNASTATKTDTPIMETPYSIQVVPKQVIDDIQGIRPNDALDYVSGVYRSSGSGDFFESSTRRGFNSLSGDYRDGAPFPVADYIIGGRDLASTERVEVLKGPASLLYGMTNPGGVVNYITKKPLATPYYSLQQQFGSYDLYRTTVDATGPITDDKSLLYRFNLAYKSADSFRDFVNSERTFIAPMVTWNISPRTQINFELEYDTGHVVFDRGIPAIGNRPANLPQNRFLGEPVNYEYERIMVGMNWSHAFNENWTLSHRFNMQFLGQNGSSTSGTGMVDATTLRRFGLYQSQSPEDQPVYYNSVNLMGHFDTYGLKHTLLLGGDHYHSSVDTTQRFISSTININDPVYLGLPAALGNPATNNQLSVSSDWFGLYLQDQIKLPYHLSMLAGFRYDSAESSTVFNGRLSEVPRQDNLSPRGGVIWQPLPELSVYGSYSENFTSVSSPGIGGNLLQPETAQQWEFGLKTELFDKRFMGTLAWFDLTKQNVRIPDPNLPGNSLSIGEANSAGLELDIKGEVLPGWNIIGSYAYTPDATVTVGRESEVGRRFRGVPRHGGSLFSTYELQSGLFQGLKFGGGVITRSSQKTDIDATTAVLPGYTTVNLLSSYSWKMGGSTLTTQFNINNLLDKEYFPSSFNRNGIEVGAPRTFMGSVRIEY from the coding sequence ATGGAGAAATCAATGTCATACCCTTTCCGCCGCCAGGCATCGGCCGCCCGTCCACCGTTCTACGCGTTATCGCTAACTATCGCCGCCGCGCTCAATGTATCTGTCGTAATGGCCGCCGAGCAAATCATGGCGTTCGAGATTCCGCCGCAAGCCTTGGGTGGTGCGCTGAATGCCTACGCCGATGCTGCCGGGGTGCAACTCAGCTATCCGGCCGAACTGACATCCGGTTTAAAGTCGCCCGGCGTATCCGGCCAGTACACGGCCCGGCAGGCATTGCAAAGACTATTAACCGGCACGGGCGTGGTTGCCCGCACCACTCAAAATGGTACGGTTACCTTGGAAAAAACGGCGACAACGGAGCCACGCTCGAGCGCCACCATGCCGGCGGTGAAAGTGGTTGGACAGGCGGTTTACGATTCAACCGATCCATACAATCCGGATTACAGCCTGCCGAACGCCTCGACGGCGACTAAAACCGATACGCCGATCATGGAAACACCGTATTCGATACAGGTGGTGCCGAAACAGGTCATTGACGATATACAAGGTATTCGTCCAAATGATGCTTTGGATTACGTGAGTGGCGTATATCGATCTAGTGGTTCCGGAGATTTTTTTGAGTCCTCGACACGTCGTGGATTCAACAGCTTGAGCGGAGACTATCGAGATGGGGCGCCGTTTCCCGTGGCGGATTACATTATAGGCGGACGAGATTTGGCTAGTACCGAGCGTGTCGAAGTGTTAAAAGGGCCGGCATCTTTACTGTACGGCATGACCAATCCGGGGGGCGTGGTGAATTACATAACCAAAAAACCGTTGGCGACGCCTTATTATTCGTTGCAACAGCAATTCGGTTCTTATGATCTATATCGTACCACTGTCGATGCTACGGGGCCGATCACGGACGACAAATCGTTGCTGTATCGATTCAACCTTGCCTACAAAAGTGCCGATTCGTTCCGGGATTTCGTTAATAGCGAGAGGACTTTTATCGCACCTATGGTGACTTGGAATATCAGCCCGAGAACTCAAATAAACTTCGAATTGGAATACGACACCGGCCACGTGGTGTTTGATCGCGGCATCCCCGCCATCGGAAATCGACCCGCCAACTTACCGCAAAACCGTTTTTTAGGCGAACCGGTTAATTATGAGTACGAGCGTATCATGGTAGGCATGAATTGGTCGCACGCATTCAACGAAAATTGGACATTGAGCCATCGGTTCAACATGCAGTTCCTCGGACAAAACGGTTCTAGTACATCAGGTACGGGTATGGTTGATGCCACCACTTTGCGACGCTTTGGTTTGTATCAATCACAAAGTCCCGAGGATCAACCTGTTTACTATAACAGCGTCAATCTTATGGGGCATTTTGATACCTATGGTTTGAAACATACCCTTTTATTGGGTGGCGACCACTATCACAGCTCAGTTGACACTACTCAACGATTCATTAGCTCAACGATAAACATTAACGATCCTGTCTATCTTGGCCTCCCAGCCGCCTTGGGCAACCCGGCTACCAACAATCAGCTGTCAGTATCGAGCGATTGGTTCGGTTTATACCTGCAAGATCAGATCAAGTTGCCTTATCACTTGAGTATGCTCGCGGGTTTCAGGTATGACAGCGCCGAATCGAGTACGGTTTTCAACGGCCGACTGTCCGAAGTTCCGCGTCAAGACAATTTGTCTCCGCGTGGCGGCGTGATCTGGCAACCTCTGCCTGAACTTAGCGTGTATGGCAGTTACTCCGAAAACTTTACATCGGTTAGCAGCCCAGGAATAGGCGGCAATTTGCTTCAGCCTGAAACGGCGCAGCAATGGGAATTCGGTTTAAAGACCGAGCTGTTCGACAAGCGCTTTATGGGAACGTTAGCTTGGTTTGATCTTACAAAACAAAATGTCAGGATTCCCGATCCAAATCTACCTGGAAATTCTTTATCGATAGGTGAAGCAAATAGTGCTGGATTGGAGCTTGATATTAAAGGCGAAGTACTTCCAGGTTGGAATATTATTGGGTCCTACGCATACACTCCAGATGCGACCGTTACGGTCGGCAGAGAAAGCGAAGTTGGACGCCGATTCCGTGGTGTTCCTCGTCACGGCGGCAGCCTATTTTCGACTTACGAATTACAATCAGGGCTATTTCAGGGTTTAAAATTTGGCGGGGGCGTCATCACCCGAAGCTCCCAAAAGACCGATATTGACGCAACGACGGCCGTATTGCCGGGTTATACAACGGTCAACTTGCTCAGCAGCTATAGTTGGAAGATGGGTGGAAGTACATTGACCACTCAATTCAATATCAACAACTTATTGGATAAAGAGTATTTTCCTTCTTCATTTAACCGCAACGGCATAGAAGTTGGCGCACCCAGAACGTTTATGGGGTCTGTGAGGATTGAGTACTAA